The Salvia splendens isolate huo1 chromosome 21, SspV2, whole genome shotgun sequence genome includes a window with the following:
- the LOC121783753 gene encoding ras-related protein RHN1 encodes MADTAHNNLNAKLVLLGDMGTGKSSLVIRFVKGQFLEFQESTIGAAFFSQTVSVNSATVKFEIWDTAGQERYHSLAPMYYRGAAAAIIVYDITSSDSFAKAKKWVQELQKQGNPNMVMALAGNKCDLEDKRNVTAEEARAYADENGLFFLETSAKTAVNVNDTFYEIAKKLPRAQPTQNPAGMLLVDRPADGSRAASCCG; translated from the exons ATGGCTGATACTGCTCACAACAACCTCAATGCTAAACTC GTCTTACTTGGAGACATGGGTACTGGTAAATCGAGCCTTGTCATACGTTTCGTGAAGGGCCAATTTCTCGAATTCCAA GAATCAACCATCGGGGCGGCCTTCTTCTCACAGACGGTATCTGTGAACAGTGCCACTGTGAAGTTTGAGATCTGGGACACTGCTGGCCAGGAGAGGTATCATAGCTTGGCTCCCATGTATTATAGAGGTGCCGCTGCTGCGATCATCGTTTACGACATCACTAGCTCG GATTCATTTGCAAAGGCTAAGAAGTGGGTGCAGGAACTACAAAAGCAAG GTAATCCTAACATGGTTATGGCACTGGCTGGAAATAAATGTGATCTTGAAGACAAGAGGAATGTAACTGCCGAA GAAGCCCGTGCTTATGCTGATGAAAATGGTCTTTTCTTCTTGGAAACCTCTGCAAAAACTGCAGTTAATGTCAATGATACATTCTATGAAATAG CAAAGAAGTTACCTAGAGCTCAACCAACCCAAAATCCAGCAGGAATGCTCTTGGTTGATAGACCTGCAGACGGATCTCGTGCTGCATCATGTTGTGGTTAA